A window from Choristoneura fumiferana chromosome 22, NRCan_CFum_1, whole genome shotgun sequence encodes these proteins:
- the LOC141440153 gene encoding uncharacterized protein: protein MAGSREKLLYERREVDYRYERRYDRYQPRAQYNRGQNDRSERPRRKNGFVYEDIYSDFDEAQGRLSLFRPIRPEYLNLPASYDAKYNSLPRSYNYYGDRQQHRKKDYYDFRIEQERRRPRDNYEPYRKRTLEERRYERRIEPRIEPRIELKTTKNVAVCKPLRLTEKNARYWTTDLPEKPRKRGDEVKKNVKFSEVSGCNRKMIVDDPVCGRKVVPVRELEVSLDQMIQNGYFEKHNIPISRPVREEIAEVPNGKCPGQAPPRRTRHLPQVIAALAVSLAPFSAGLGKGYSSPAIASLQGSGANATRRDFQLTDQQASWLASLSFLGKMEKWTEVGSLGSRIAQRSPLGGMAGGAAMRHGRRRVLSLAAAPCSLSWLLTVLATSVRMMCITAFLGGFCCSILTMLSQGTPLFHKVYWI from the exons ATGGCTGGCTCCAGGGAAAAACTGCTATACGAACGTCGAGAAGTGGACTATAGGTATGAAAGGAGGTACGACCGTTATCAACCGAGGGCACAATACAATCGGGGGCAAAACGATCGCTCTGAACGACCGAGACGAAAAAATGGTTTCGTCTATGAAGATATCTATTCAGATTTCGATGAGGCTCAGGGACGACTATCTTTATTCAGACCTATACGACCTGAATACCTAAACCTACCCGCAAGCTATGACGCTAAGTACAACTCTCTACCCCGCAGCTATAACTACTACGGAGATAGACAACAGCATAGAAAGAAAGATTATTATGACTTCAGAATTGAACAGGAGCGACGGAGACCGCGAGACAACTATGAGCCTTATAGGAAAAGGACGCTAGAGGAACGTCGATACGAACGCAGAATCGAACCTAGAATCGAACCTAGAATCGAATTGAAAACGACGAAAAACGTAGCTGTTTGTAAGCCTCTACGTCTTACTGAGAAAAACGCGCGTTATTGGACGACTGATCTCCCTGAAAAGCCTAGAAAAAGGGGGGacgaagttaaaaaaaacgtcAAGTTCTCAGAAGTTTCTGGTTGTAACAGGAAGATGATTGTCGACGATCCCGTCTGTGGAAGGAAGGTGGTTCCGGTTAGGGAGCTGGAAGTGTCGCTGGATCAGATGATACAGAATGGATATTTTGAGAAGCACAACATCCCGATATCGCGGCCGGTGCGGGAAGAGATAGCGGAGGTGCCAAACGGGAAGTGTCCAGGGCAGGCGCCGCCGCGTCGCACGAGACATCTGCCACAA GTCATCGCAGCTCTAGCTGTGTCCCTGGCTCCATTTTCAGCGGGCCTGGGCAAAGGCTACAGCTCCCCTGCCATCGCATCTCTCCAGGGTTCAGGAGCCAACGCCACCAGAAGAGACTTTCAGCTGACAGACCAGCAGGCCTCTTGGCTTGCGTCATTGTCTTTCTTGG GTAAAATGGAAAAGTGGACGGAGGTTGGTAGTTTAGGCAGCCGGATAGCACAACG GAGCCCTCTCGGCGGCATGGCCGGGGGCGCCGCCATGCGGCACGGGCGGCGCCGCGTGCTGTCACTAGCTGCCGCGCCCTGCAGCCTCTCCTGGCTGCTGACTGTGCTGGCCACGTCAGTAAGGATGATGTGCATCACGGCGTTCCTGGGAGGATTCTGCTGCTCTATATTGACGATGTTGTCGCAG